The sequence below is a genomic window from Tubulanus polymorphus chromosome 1, tnTubPoly1.2, whole genome shotgun sequence.
AACCCAATACCTACTCTACGTACATTATTTGAATGTTTTCGTTTTCACcaaacaataaaaaagaatatGAAAAACATCAGTGATATGTGATTGTCAGAACAGTTCAACATACTTAATATACCAATACAAAATTACTTTGTTTCAGTatcaatgaattataatatacAACGTACATTGCCAcgtatatgaaaaatattttgctcTATGTAAAACACAAAGTCAATTACGAAAAGCATGGATGGAACATACACTTCAATCATgtaacagtggaacctcgtaaTAACGACTATAGATATGGCAATTGATCAGCTTTCAGTGTCTTCATCACTTTCACTTCCCAAAAGAGCATCGGCCAAGCATTCTTCTGCTAGTTCATGTGATGTTTGATGGACCTCCATATAGATCTTTATCAGTGTTTCTGGCAACAAAACTCGAAACACATAATCCATGtactgaaaatataattcaaaagTTTGGTGAGGTCCGGCTAACAAAGTGTTAAGAGACAACATGCACATTTGCTGAAATGCTTAGCAAtcagacaatttcaatattcaatgccccctgtgAACAAATTAAGGAATCAATGACATTAAAAATGCAATATATGCAGGTACATCTACATCCTCCCacagcagggattcgaacccgatggcatcgcTTCACTCAGCCACACGGCacaaacccctgccacacttgACCGGGTGTGCAGCTTTGCCACGCGAAAACTtacggcaccaatcagattgcttgttGTAGAATCGcggaggtaaatttcacggaacaACTAagaatgggaaaacccgggatATCTGATTTGCTAATAATgtcatcatctaagctgcctggtagctgcgcactcggtctagtgtggcagggttttgtgCCAATGCCATCGGGTACGaaccctgccgggggaggatggaaCATCTACTATTAAACaacccctggtgaacatagcGAGACAAGCATTGAAGCATATTTAAAACAACCCAAAATATTTTGTCTACACAGAAATGGCTCACTTAAGTGGGTTACATGCGCAATACTTGATATACTAGGGTAAATTACTTAAAGCTTTACCGGTATATACAAACCTTCGTATCAGTTGGGCAAAACATGTCCATTAATCCCTTTATTATTACATCACATTGCGCATCACTGTACAAAGTGATTGGTACTTGCAAGGTCAAGTTACCTGAAATACAGTAAGCAAGGCACATAAACACTTGGTTACCAGGGTATTAGTTACTGGTTATTGTACTTAATTTTCAACTTACGCCTGCTCTTTCCGCCATTCTTGTAGTCTTCATGGCGTCGACATTTAGTctaaaagtatatatatataaaatgagCATTACTGTTGACTACAAGTAATGAATACTGTGATACATATCAGTCATGGAAGACTAATATAATACCTTAGAGAGATAGTTTTGTACGACACCTGAACACAAAATTAATCGCTAATGACTggtatatatgattattttaagaacACTACCTTTCCCTGGAAAATATTCCTCAAATAGCACTCATTCTGCATAACCAAATAAGTTAATTGCTTATCTTCTAGCTGCGAAACATCTCTGTaagtaaaaatgattccttCTTTAGCATTGACTGCTCTTAGACCATTCGGattaaatacaataaagcttgAGGCAGTTTGATACCAGTGtctaatatcaaaataattttgcTTTACCACTAATGTCAACCCCTGGTATACTGCGCCCACATcagtgcagaacgattttggcggtatagagagtatgacactatagagagtatggcggtatatcggagGTGTTTTGAGATGTACATGGAGAAAACCTGGCAGTAGGCGGGGAGGGCGGGATATCGGGGTGGACTGTACATTCATCATGACTACTCACTTCACTGTCTTAATAAGAGTCATCATTCCTTCCACGCCCTGCTTGTGAGCGTTGCTGTCACCCTGATCAGAGCTGAAATATTCAGGAATGAGATATTGGTATGAATTAACGTGTGGAAATTGCAAACCATTACAGTTATAGTTTATAGTATGGCTTACCTGTGACTAGCTTTAATCTTATCAGATATTTGTTGCGCACATTGATCAATATGATGAGTGTCTGCATTCAACTGGAATGTTAAAGAAAAACGATACAATTAATGTGATCACACAGGGGTTTTATGGATATTACATGATTATTTCACTACATACATAGCATAAAAGCATAGTGTAgcagaattagaaaaatacacTAAGACTAGGGGTGCAGGCCCACTTTGCCCACTTGGGAGCTGGTTTGAAGTGCTTAACTATCAACTGTCTACCGCAGCATCTGTAAAACTTCCttaaataactggattctgtctacggaCCGACAAACTGAACCTtcatagcccgctgggactagtTGGCTAAAAAGCAATGACACAATACCTAGACCGTAAACTGATCACGGGATAATCAAagaatatgatatatgatttgttaagatatcaatagTGTACTGGTCCATGTGTCTTCCAGACACACAGACACATACGCTAAAGCACCTGCAGAGATTAAAGTAAATACATGTGTTTCACATTGATAGCGTGTTATAAAAGGCAGAATATGTGCACATACACCAagatgtaaatatatatatatacccttTGACAAATAATACCAACTGTTATTTTCGAATTTATTTAGACCACTCACATTAAATTAAAAGGTGTGAAAATCAAAACAGAAACCATGTGCATGCGTCACTTGTATACACATGATTTGGTGTGAGCCAAAAAATACTTACGAATTAGCATCttaaactgaaaaattatGGCAAAGTTTAGCCTCCTATTATGTATATTCATTAACACAACAATTCAAGTCCTTAAATAGACCTGGTACTCTAAATGaagatttcaaatgaaaagatCCGATAGGATTGATTTGACAGAATTCACAAAAAAATGCTCTACCTCACCAACAACGCGATCCATGATGTGCCTGGTTTCAGTAGAAATGGTTTCATCACCCCTAAAATGGAAAAccattctcaattaaatacaCTTTCATAGTTGTATATACCATTAAATCCATCATATAAGCCATCATAAAATCTAACTATATTACCAGTATATTGAGAACGTGTTATAAAAGACAGAATATGTGCAGATacaccatatatatatatatataattctcacCACTCACTTGAGATAAATTTCAGATAAATTTCATCTATctacaaatcaatcaatcggATGATTACTTACAGGATATTGTGAAGAGCACACTTTTTTCCTGCACTCTTGCAGCAGTCTCTGTGCATATAGTTTTCACACTTCGGTGCCCTTGTCTTCTTGCACTTGGAAACACACATACAATATCTATTTAGAGGAGCTGTCATAGAATAAAACAACATCattcatcagtaattacagTAAAACCTCTTTTATGCAAGTGTGAATAATTCTAATGAATCAGTGCACTTTTGGAAACAGTTAATTCCGttagtacttacatttagttCCTAAAAGCTTCTTTTGCTTCATCCTTGTCAGGGATGTCAGCATACTAATATCCACCCACAACAGAGAATCTTTGACCAGGACTTGGTACTTTCTTCCCATTTTACCGACCTTTAGGATGACTCCTTTATGGCACTTTGGCCCAGTCTTACTATAAagttttgtctttttcatTGCTGTtgcctgataatgataaactgATTTAGAACTCATTGCACGTACTAGGGGAAGCAGATTTTTTGGAAGTTTGTAAAATATAGGGAGGGGGTTGAAAATTGGTAAATTCTTTAATAATTGTACATAAAATGTAACTAGAGCTACACTATGAAGGCTCTATAAATATAGCTGTGGCGGCTATCTTGGATAATCTACACGAGTAAAAACAATACAGCACATCTTCCATCCATTATTCACCTACCATGTAATCAGAAAATTGGTTCAAAACAGAAGTAGACTTTAGAGCAGGAGCATTCTCTTCCTGACAGATGGCAATACCCCTAAGCCAGTAATGTTTATTGAATACACAATGtgtataaatggaagataaaagCATTTCAAGCTTTATTTCCACACTGGATGAAAGAATGCAGATTTAACAAGTACTTACATTCACCAAAACACGGTGTCCAGGTTCATACTGGGAACAAGGGTATCTATTCTTATGTCCCTTGACCATTGCAGCATTATATACAGTTGAAAGTGCTTCAGCTGCTTTTCGCTTTGAAGCGGATTCATTCTCCCAGGCAGTGAGCTTGAAATTTTAAAGTACAAAAGTTTCATGTGTTATATAACACATCATCAACATGTATTATTACTAGTCACATCTGAAGTAGAGTAAAGCCTCTGTATAGTGAACGCCATCGGGACCAAGCAAAGTGTTCACTATGGGGAGGGTTAGGTAATGATGTGACATGGGACGACACCAGGTATGTTCCTATGAATCCACAACTACACAGCCAAACACTAAATTGATCTAAATCATGACTGCAATACACTTTCATTCAAGTAGGATAACTTATCGCATCAATTATCCAAGTAGTTTAGAGAGATAGTTTGGTACAACACCTGAGCAGAATGTGTGATCGAAGTGACTAAATAGCCAGGTTGGCACATACCATAACGGACCATCTCTACTAGAAAAAGTGCTCACTGTCCACTATAGGTAGGTCATGATCTTGATGTAATACTGCCTCTATGACTGTGTTAACGCATAAGTACTGATGCATGTATTTTAGGTTTTGGGACCACACATAGGGTGTTCATTATAGGAGGTGTTCACTATAGGGAGGTATTCATGCAAGGGGTTTTACTGTATTCACATTTGAAGAAGCCACATCTGAAGTATTTTCTTCATCTACGGAGTCTGCTTTCGTCATCTGACCATTTTGAAGGCCTTCACCTTGATTGTGCTTCCTGGCAAAAAATACTTCGAAAGGAGTCATCTTATCggctgaaaaagaaaattagtattttattttcatagcaGATGAATTGATAGGAAAAGCCTGGTTAAACCAGACATACGTAACGAATACCCTTCGGCCAGTGAGTGAGTCATGTTCAGATCACAAAATTGTAATAGGGTACATATTCCTGACAAGTTTCATACAcatacaaaaatcattaaaaagtgTAGATTATAGAGCAAGAACGAGTTCCATAATGCCTATTTCACATCACCCTGCCCAGATGGAGACAGGTGATGACAATACCGCATGAAGCTTATTGCCAAGGGGTATATCTATCTTTGGACCCCTAAAATTTGAAAAGGTACAATACACCCGGTTCCAGCGCGGTAGATATTAAGGTGTAGTATCTTCTATACTGCAAATTTGCAGTTTAGAAATAACAGAGGAGTAGGGCTATTATTATGATACCTAGGATAACAATAAGGTTTCTAACAAAGGTAGGCAGAATACCCTAATTACATACAAAATGCTTTATGTAATCGTTGATTCATAATTCTCTGGAGCTCAGGAATGTGCGCAACCCAATTTGTCTCATCATCTCTCCCGAGTAGGTACCGAAGCATCTTCTTCCAGCTCCCATGTGATCTTTCGGACTGTAAAGAACGGTAAAAACATTGTTAAATTTGTAATACAAAAACTACTTcccaattttttcaatcaaaatataatcattacTTTTCCTTGTGATTGGGGATGCCTAGGCGAACCAAATATATGCTTTATTTTTGCAGTCttcaaaaatgaatcaaactCTCCTTTGAATTCCGTTCCATTATCGGTCTGTACGTATTGCGGGTTGCCGAACTCAcagaatatattttttgtcaCTTCGGCCAccgttttcgatgttttgttCTGAATTGGGCGTAACCAAAGGTGTACCCCTTAACGATTAACCAAACCCTCATCACATTTGCCCGATGAGCCTTGGCCCCGGGACCCCCCCTAACAGGTAAATGGACTCCTGGTGGCTTTACCTGTGGTCCGATTGGTGCTAAATTTAACAAGCACCTGCAGGGTGTACCCCTTAACGATTAACCAAACCCTCATCACATTTGCCCGATGAGTCTTGGCCCCGGGCCCAGGGACCCCCCTAACAGGTAAATGGACTCCTAGTGGCTTTACCTGTGGTCCGATTAGTGCTAAATTTAACAAGCACCTGCAGGGTGTACCCCTTAACGATTAACCAAACCCTCATCACATTTGCCCGATGAGTCTTGGCCCCGGGCCCAGGGACCCCCCTAACAGGTAAATGGACTCCTAGTGGCTTTACCTGTGGTCCGATTAGTGCTAAATTTAACAAGCACCTGCAGGGTGTACCCCTTAACGATTAACCAAACCCTCATCACATTTGCCCGATGAGTCTTGGCCCCGGGCCCAGGGACCCCCCTAACAGGTAAATGGACTCCTGGTGGCTTTACCTGTGGTTCGATTAGTGCTAAATTTAACAAGCACCTGCAGGGTGTACCCCTTAACGATTAACCAAACCCTCATCACATTTGCCCGATGAGTCTTGGCCCCGAGCCCAGGGACCCCCCTAAATGGACTCCTAGTGGCTTTACCTGTGGTCCGATTAGTGCTAAATTTAACAAGCACCTACACGGTGTACCCCTTAACGATTAACCAAACCCTCATCACATTTGCCCGATGAGTCTTGGCCC
It includes:
- the LOC141898740 gene encoding uncharacterized protein LOC141898740, giving the protein MTHSLAEGYSLPDKMTPFEVFFARKHNQGEGLQNGQMTKADSVDEENTSDVASSNVNTLTAWENESASKRKAAEALSTVYNAAMVKGHKNRYPCSQYEPGHRVLVNATAMKKTKLYSKTGPKCHKGVILKVGKMGRKYQVLVKDSLLWVDISMLTSLTRMKQKKLLGTKYIVCVFPSARRQGHRSVKTICTETAARVQEKSVLFTISWVMKPFLLKPGTSWIALLLNADTHHIDQCAQQISDKIKASHSSDQGDSNAHKQGVEGMMTLIKTVKDVSQLEDKQLTYLVMQNECYLRNIFQGKTKCRRHEDYKNGGKSRRNLTLQVPITLYSDAQCDVIIKGLMDMFCPTDTKYMDYVFRVLLPETLIKIYMEVHQTSHELAEECLADALLGSESDEDTES